The Mesorhizobium sp. B2-8-5 genome segment GAGGCTGGTCAGTTTCGTCCAAATTGGACAAAAGCTGGCGTCGAGCCGCCTGATCGGCGTATCCTTCCGCGCTGGAAGGAGAATGTTCGGATGAACGATCACGAGTTCCTGCGCGTTTATGATTTCGTGGATCGCCTGCGCAGACCTTTCCTCGGCGTGACGGATGTCGAGGACGAGGCCGCCTGGCGCATCATCCACTACCTCATGCGCTCGGAGCTCGAGGGCTATCCGGTGACGATCAGCAAGCTCGCGCTGGTCTCCAATCTCCCTCACGGCACCGCGATCCGGCGCATCCAGGGCATGATCGACGGCGGATTGATCGAAAGGCGGGCGGCTTCCGAAACGGCCAAGCGCTTCACGCTTCACCCGACGGCACGCCTCTCGAACCTCGCCATCAATTATGCGGCGGAGACAAAAGCCCTGATCGCCGAGATCGTCGGCGGCCGTAACAATGAGGAGCATGAGGCCGACTATTATTTCGGCGCGCCGCAGCGCGGCAGTCCGATCATCCCGCCGATCAACCTTTTGACCAACAGGGTCACGAAAGGCGTCGAGCTGCAGTTCCTGCTGAACGACGACAATTACTTCGCCGCCATGCGCAACACGTGGTCGGACTTCCGCAACAATCTGGCGAGCGCCAAGAGCTTCAAGCTGGTGCACCAGAACGATCTTTACCGGGAGGGCCTGGCGAACGGCGCGCGCACCATCTCGGCCTACGACATGATCGCGATCGACATGCCTTGGCTCGGAGAATTCGCGAGCAAGGGACTTGTCCTGCCGATCGGCGAGACGATCCGCGAATCCGGCATCAACCCGATGGATTTCCATCCGTCGATCTGGTCGACGACGACCTGGCAGCGCGTCGAATACGGTGTGCCGATCTATTGCACGATAGAGGTGCTGGCCTGCCGGTCGGATCTCTTCGAAAGCGAGGGGCTGTCGCTGCCGCGCACCTTCGACGACGTCATCAGCGCCGGGCGCGCATTCCACAATCCGGCCGCGGAACGCTACGGCATCGCCTGGAACGCGGCGCACCGGCCGCTGGCATCGAGCTTCATGTTCTTCCTCGGCTGCTGCGGCCAGAGCGTGCTGTCGATCCGCCGCACGCCGACGGGCTATTCCACCGAAAACCTCGATGCGCAGCATATGCGGCCGCAGATCGACAGCGAAGCCGGCCTGCTGGCGCTCGACTACATGCATCGCATGCTGGAGATCGCCCAGCCCGGCGCGCTCGAGGCGCATTGGGACGATTCCTGCGCGGTCTTCCTGCGCGGCCAGAGCGCGATGGGCTATGTCTGGACGATGCGCGCCGCCCAGTTCGAGGCCGAAGTCCGCTCCGCCGTCAAGCGCCGCGTGGCCTACGTTCCGCAGCCTTCAGGACCGGGCGGCACCAACACCTCGCCGATCGGCGGGTTCCTGTTGTGCATCCCTTCCAACATCGATCCGAAGCGTCTGCCGCTGGCGGCCGAAGCGCTGGCCTGGATGGCATCGCGCGAGGCGATGAAGGAGCATGTGAAGAACGGTTTTCCCGTCGCGCCGCGTTTCTCGGTCAGCGCGGATCCGGAGGCGATCGGCAGCTCGCAGCTCGTGCGCTTCGTCGGCAGCCTCGCCAACCGCAATCTGCTGCGCAACTGGCAGCGCCCGCCGGTGCCGTTCTACACCGGCATGGAGCGCATCATCGGCGAGGAGGTTCACGACGCGCTTTCCGGCCGCAAATCCGACCGAGTGGCCCTGAAAGACGCCCAGGACCGCATCGAGCGGATCGTCGACCGCGTCGGCTGAATCCGTTTTCTTGCGACGCGCCTTGAAGCAGTTCAGCGTTTGATGGAATCGCCTGCTGCAACTCCTTGTTTTTGCGCAATTCCACAGGAAAACCGCAGTGCGGTTCTCCTGAAATCTCTTTGTTTTGACGCAATTCCGGACGGAAAACCGCTCACACTTTTCCGGGAATTGCTTAGGCGATCGCTCGTATCGAGCCGCCATCCACGCCCCAGACGGAGGAGGTGACGAAGGAGGCGAGATCGGAGGCCAGGAACACGATGACGTTAGCCACTTCCTCCGGCTTGCCGAGGCGGCCGAGCGGCAGCTGGCGCAGCGACATCTCGTGCTCGACGGCCTTCTGCGGCTCCATATTGTGGAACTTGCCCATGGTTTCGGCAAAGCCGCCGGGCTGGGTCCAGAACGGCGTCCAGATCGGGCCGGGAGCCACGGCGTTGATGCGGATGTTGTTGGCGCCTTCGGTGCGCGCCAGACCCTTGGTCAGGGCGAGCACCGCCGCCTTGGACGCCGAGTAGTCGATCGGAACGCCTTCTGGCTGACGCGCAAGGTCCGAGCCGTTGTTGACGATCGCGCCGTGTCCCTGCTTGCGCATGACCGGCAGGACGACGCGCGTCGTGCGGACATAGCTCATGAAGTTGAGCGAGAAGGTCTTGTCCCACTCGGCGTCGGTCAGTTGGTCGAAGGTCCGCACCGCGCCGGCGCCGACATTGTTGACGAGGACGTCGACCGTGCCGCCGAAATGGGCGATGGCGGCCGTCACTTTCTTCTCGATATCATCTGCCGAGGAAAGGTCGGCCTTGAACGTCGCGGCCGTGCCGCCGGCAGCCGTGACCGCGGCCGACGTCTCGGCGAGGGCCGCTTCGTCGATGTCGAAAAGCGCCACGCGGCTTGCCTCGCGGCCGAACGCTATCGCCGTTTCGCGGCCGATGCCCTTCGCCGCCCCGGTGATCAGCACCACCTTGCCCTTGAGATTGGTTTCCATTTTGATCCTCCCTATCTTGCGGCGAATTGCGCCATGGTTGTTTCGAACGAGCGTCGCGCCGCCTCTTCGAGCGGCAGCACGCGATGCCTCTTTGAAATCACTTCGACCGAGTAGAAGCCGTCGAAGCCGGTCTTGCGGATCGCGTCGATGAAGGCGGGGGGATTGAGCACGCCCTCGCCACAGAGCCGGCGTTCGTAGATCGTGTCTTCCCAAAGCGTGCCGACGACCTTCTCATCCGCGTCGTCGAGCTCGACCGAGACGACATATTGTTTTGGCACGGCGGCGACGGCTTCGTAGGGGATGCCGCCGCGGCCGATATGCCAGATGTCGAGCAGCAGGCCACCATTGGCGTTTGCCGCGCCTTCGACGATGGCGCGCGCGGTTTCCAGGGTGCGCACGTTGGAGAACGGCATCACCTCCACCGCGATCCTAGTTCCGTAACGGGCGGCGTCGTCGCAGATCGCGGCGAAGCTGTCCGTGACCTGCGCAAGGTCGATCGTGTCGGCATCGAATTCCGGCGCGATCTTGACGTCGCGGGCGCCGAGCGCCTCCGCCGCCTCGAAGAGCTCGCGCCGAACCTTGTCCGATGCGGCGCGCAGGGCGCCCGACGCGAACCAGTGGGTGATGAACTCCAGCTCGACATGCGGCATGCCATTGGCCTCGAGGATGCGGCGCATCTCCTTCAGGCCGATCTTCTCGCGCGTCGCCTGCAGATCGGCATGGATCAGGCCGACGCCCTTGTATCCGGCCCTGGCCGCCGCCTCGACACGCCGGGCGAACGGAAAGGGACTGATCTCGTTCGGCGCGAACGGATAGACGTCGCCGGAGATGGTCCAGTAGGCGGCGACGAGTTCAATGGGTTTGCTCATCATGTTCTCCTCAGACCGAGGCGCCTTCCGACCCGGTGCGGAAATCGAAGCTGGTCGTCAGGCCGCCGTCGGCGATGATCTCGGCGCCATTGAGCGCAGTGGAGGCGTCAGAAAGCAGGAAGAGGCCGGCGCGGGCGACCTCGGCCGGATCAAGGATGCGGCCGGCCGGCTGGCGGTTGGCGCGCGCGGCGAGGAAGCGGTCCGGATCGTTGGCGGATTTCATGTGCCGCTCGAAGAGGCCGGCGAGCATCGGCCCGGGGCTCAGCACGTTCGCGCGTATGCCCTGGCGCGCATGGTCCATCGCAACTGTGCGGGTAAGCTGGCGGACCGCGCCCTTCGAGGCGGCGTAGACGGCAAGCTGCTGCTCGGCGAAGGTCGCGTCGATGCTGGCGACCGCCACGATCGGGCCGCCGCCGCGCGCGGTCATCAACGGCAGCATGGCGCGAAAGGCGAGCGCCGTGCCGATGAAATTGACCGACATGGTCCTTTCCATCGCCGCCTTGTCGAATTCGAGGATGGTGCCGACATTCAGCATGGCCGCCGACGTCACGAGGCCAAGCGTTCCAGGATTTTCCCTGGTGATCATGTCCGTGATGCCGGCCCAGGTCGCCTCGTCGGTAACGTCGCCCCGGACATGCGAATAGCGTTCGCTTGCAAGACTCTCGGGCGCCGGCGCGAGATCGACGCCGATCGTGCGCACGCCGCTGTCGGTCAGCAGCCGGGCAATGTTGGTACCAAGACCAGAAGCCGTTCCGGAGACCACGACAAGGTCCGGCAAGGCGTTGCTAAAGACTGGCTCCGTGGCCATGGGGTATTCCTCTTTTCTGACGTCGGGAAGGGTGAGGCACGGCGGCGGGCCGCCGTGCCTCGGATGCGGATAATCAGCGGCCGAGCGCGGCGTTGCAGTCGGCGACGTTGGCCTTGGTGATGATCTCGTGCGGCAGGAAGATCTGCTTCTCCACCTTCTTGCCGTCGAGGAGATCGGCGACAGCCTGCGCGGCATATTTGCCGTCGTCGATCGGCGACTGCAGGACGGTGGCGTATTGCGTACCGTCCTTGATCTGGTTGACGCCCTCGATCGAGCAGTTGGAGCCGACCAGGACCAGGCTTGCCGGATCGATGCCGGCGCGCTTGGCGGCGACGATCACGCCTGACATCATGTTGTCGGCCTGCGCATAGACGCCCTTCACGCTTGAGCCGAGTTGGGTGAAGAGGGCGGCGGCGGCATCCGTCGCCTTGGTCTGGTCCCAGTTGCCGTTCTGCTTGCCGGCCACCTGAATGCCGCTTGCCTTCTTGCCCAGGACATCCTCGAAGCCCTGCGAGCGCTGGATCTGAGGCGGTGTTCCGGGAACGCCCTCGACGATGAAGACCTTGCCGTCGCTGCCGAGCTTCTTGTCGGAGAAACCCTTGATCATGGCTTCGCCGGCGGACTCGCCGTTGCCGATGTCCGACGGGCCGGTGAAGACGTCCCAGAATTGCGAATATTTCTCGTCCGGCCGCGAGTTGGTGATCACCAGCGGGATGCCGGCCTGCTTGATCTTGCGTAGCGACGGCACGATGGCGCTCGCATCCGCGGGCCAAAGCACGATCGCGTCCGGCTTCTGGGCGATTGCCTGGTCGACCTGCGAGGCCTGCTCGGCGGCGTCGTAGTTGTTGATCTTGACCTCGAGATCGATGCCCGCGGCGGCCGCGACCTCCTTGAAGGCGCGCTGGTGGAGCGCGCAATATTCGCATTCCTCGGTGACCGTCAGCAGGATCACCTTCGCGCCCTTGGCCGCGGCGAAGGCCATTCCCGGCGCCATCAGCCCTCCGACGACCGTGGTCGCCAGCAAAAGTTTGGTGAGTTTTGCGAAGTTCATTTTGGTTACTCCTCCCGTTTCAAGGTTGCACGTTCCCCCGCACCGCCGATCGGCTCGGCGGCGTTGCAAGGATCCGTCGGTTGTTTCCGCTAGGCGGAATGCACAGCCCGCGACATTGCGAGCCGTTCGCTCATCCATGCGCCCAACTGACCGTCGAGCAGCACGATCCCCATCAGCACGAGGCCGTTGGCGAAGAGAATCCCCGTCGCCCCCATGCCGATCAGACTCAGTCCATTGTTCATCACCGTCAGGATCAGCGATCCGAGCAGGACATGCGCGGGTGTGCCGGAGCCGCCGCTGAGGGCGACGCCGCCGACGATCGCGGCCGAGACGGCCTGCAGCATCAGCGTGCTGCCGGTGGTCGCCGCGGCGCTGGCGAGGCTCATCGACAGCAGGCTTCCCGCGAGCGCGGCCGTGGCGGCGGAAAGCACGAAGACGATCACCAGCGAGCGGCCGACCCTGGCGCCGCTCGCCGCCGCGACCTGGGGCTTGCTGCCGACGACGCGGATGTCGCGTCCCATCAGCGTGTAGTGCATGAACAGACCGACGAGCAGGAAAGCGGCAAGCGTCACGACGCTGCGCCAGGAAAGGACGGTCAGCAGCGGATCGTCCAGGGCCATGCCGAGGTCGAAATTGTCGGTGCTGATGACCTTGCCGCCGGCGAGCCAGAAGGCGAAGCCGGAGAGCGCCATCATCGAGCCGACCGAGACAACGAGCGACGACACCTTGAAGCGGCTGATCACGAAGGCATTGACCAAGCCGACAAGCACGGCGAACGCCAGCGCGGCGACCACGCCATGGACGAGATTGCCGGCGCCGATGACGAGCGTGATCAGGCCGCCCACGGCGACCATGGAGCCGACGCTCAGATCGAACTCGCCGGCAATCATCGTCAACGACAGACCGAGCGCGACCATGCCGAGCAGTGCGAAGGACTGCATGAGCGCATAGAGATTGCGGCCGCTGATAAAAGCCGGATTCCAGATCGCGAAGGTGGCGACGAGAGCGGCGAGAAGGACAAGGCGCAGCAGCGTCGCGCCGGAAATCATCTTCGACTTGCGGATCGCGGCCATGGTCTTACCTCCTGAAGCCGAGCGCCAGCGCGCCGAGGATCACCGAGCCGATCACCACCAGGCCCTTGACGATGAGCTGGATCTCCAGCGACAGGCCCTTGAGCAAAAGGATGTTGGAGATCATCGCCAGGAACACGGCGCCGATCGCCGCGTCGAGAATCCGGCCCTGGCCGCCCTTGATCGCCACGCCACCGACGAGCACGGCGGCGATCGCGTCGAAATCCAGCCCCGCGCCGAGCTTGAGGTTGCCCTGCGCCGCCTGCGAGCCATAGAGCGCGCCGGCAAAGGCCGCAGCCATGGCGGCGAACATATAGGCAAGCACAAGCGTGCGGCCGACGCGCAGGCCTGTGAAGCTGGCGGCCTTCGGGTTCAGCCCGATCAGGCGAAGCTCCCGGCCGAAGCGGGTCCGCTCGACGATGAAGCTCAGCACGATCGCAGCCAACAGGAAGAGCAGGATCTGATTGGGCAGGCCGAGGGTCCGTCCGACCCCGAGCCAGCTCGCGTCTCCCTGGCCCACGACCGTCAGGCCGCCGGAATAGAACGAGCCGGCGCCGGTGATGATCGAAGCCATCGCTATCGTGGTGATGATCGGATTGGTGCGGAACAGGCCGACGGCGATACCCTGGGCCAACCCGAACAGCCCGCCGATCAGGACCACCAGGATCACGCTCGCGAACAGGCCGAAATGCAGGAAGGATGCAAAAAGAATGGTGGAGACGGCGGCCGTCGCGCCCATCGACAACATGAAGAGATTGCCGGAAAGCGTGATAAGCGCCATGCCGACCGCGGCGATGCCGACCGCGGACGTGGAGTACATGATCGCCGACACATTGGCGCCCGAGGAAAAGCCGGGAATGGTGAATGTTGCCCACAGGGCGAACAGCACCGTGGCTGCCCACACCGCGGTGGATTGGATGCGCTCCGGCCGCATCAGGCTGGCGCCGAGCGCCGCCGCGTCGAATCCGACCAAGGCCCTGCCTCCGCTCCTTATATTGCCGTTGATGCTCATGCCGCCCTCCCGATGTCCGGACCGCGAACGACATCGCCCAGGATGGAATCCATGGTCGTCTCCTCGACCGGCAGGTCGCGGACGATCTCGCCGCGGAAGACTGTGATCACGCGCTGCGACAGTTCCCGGATCTCTTCCAGGTCCGTCGAAAAGAACAGGACGACCAACCCCTCGCGGGCGAGCGCCTGGATTTCGCGGTAGATCTCGGTGCGGGCGCCGACATCGACGCCGCGTGTCGGCTCGTTGAGCACCAGGATCCTGGGCGAGAGCGCGACCGACTTGGCGATCGCCACTTTCTGCTGGTTGCCACCCGAAAGCGTCGACGCCGCAGCCGGCAGCCGGCGGGCGTCGATCTGGAACCGGCGGGCAAGCTCGCCCGCCTGCCTGCGCGCATCGGCGAGCGTCAGGACACCGAAGCGGTTGAGGCGGTCGAGTATCGCCGCTGTGAGGTTGACCTCGATGGGGGCTCCGAGGAAGAGGCTCTTGCCGGCGCGGTCCTCCGAGACATAGGCGATACCGGCACGGCTCGCCGCCGCAATCGAGGTGACCTCGACCGGAGAGCCGCCGACCCTGATCGTGCCGGCGTAGTGTCGCTCCAGGCCTGCCAGCGTTTCGACCAGCGCATTGGCGCCGGAGCCCAACTGACCGATGACGCCGACGATCTCGCCGGCGCGGAAGGCAAGATCGACGGGGCGGTATTTTCCCGCGACGCCAAGTCCCGCCAGCTCGATCACCGTCGCCGCCTCGGGCCCGGCCCGGTCGCGCGTTGCATGCGCCGAGGTTACCTCGCGACCGATCATCTCGGTGACGAGCTCGTCATTGGTCCATTGCGCGGTCGGTTTCGTCAGGATGCGCTGTCCGTTCCGGAACACGGTCGTGCGATCGGTGAGGGCGAAGATCTCCGGCAGGCGATGGCTGATATAGACGACGGCCGTTCCCTTGGCGCGCAGCCAGCGCACCGTGGCGAAGACCCGCTGGATCTCGGCGTCGGAAAGGCTCGCGGTCGGTTCGTCGAGGATGAGCACGCGCGCTCCGCGTATCACGGCGCGGCAGATTTCGAGGAGCTGCTGCTCGGCAATCGACAGGTTTCCGGCCTCGAGGTTGAGCGGCACATCCGACAGCCCGAGCTGATCCAGGGTCTCGCGTGCACGCGCCCTGTAGCGGGCGCGGATATAAAGCTGGGAGATATCGGGGTCGCCCAGAAGCACATTGTCCAGCACGGACAGATGCGGAATGATCGACAGTTCCTGATAGACGACGGAAACAAGTTTCGGATTGGTGAGCTCACCGGGCCGCAGCAAATGCCCGCCGACGCGGACCTCGCCTTCGTCCGCAGGCATGAGGCCGGCGATGATACGCACCAACGTGCTCTTGCCGGCGCCGTTCTCGCCGCAAAGAGCATGGATCTCGCCGGCGTGAAGATCGAAGTCGATGCCCTTCAGCGCATGGACCCCGCCGAACGACTTGCGCAAGTTCGTGACCGTGAGAACGGCTTGCATAGCTCGTGAAACCTCCCAACACCGCGCCTCCGAGCGGTGCCAAAAGGCTTAAACGACAAGTTCGCCGGGGGTCGCGGGTAAATGGTCCATATTGGACTTTCTGTCCTGCCGGCGCATCGTTACCGCGCGGGCTATGTGCAGCACTCCTTCTCGGAGCAACCGATGAATCTGATCTGCGCCGATCTGCGCGAGCTGGCGAGCAGGTCTACGGAGCGTCTTCTTTAGTCGGTCTGGATCCAGACCGCCTTGGTCTCCAGATACTCGTGCAGATGCTCGACGCCGCCCTCGCGCCCGTAGCCGGACATCTTCATGCCGCCGAACGGCACGGCCGGGTCGATGGCGTGATACATGTTGACCCAGACCGAGCCGGCCTTGACGCGGCGCGCGAGCTTGTGCGCGGTGCCGAGATTGGTGGTGAATATGCCGGCCGCGAGACCGTAAGGCGTAGCGTTGGCGCGCGCGACGACCTCATCCAGCGTGTCGAAGGGCATGGCCGAGATGACCGGCCCGAAGATCTCTTCCCGCGCGATGGTCATCTTGTCCGACACCGCGCCGAAGACGGTCGGCGCGATGAAGTTGCCGCCGTCATAGAGCTCGCCCGTCAGCCTTGAGCCGCCGGCGACCAGCCTGGCGCCTTCGTCGTTGCCGGCCTTGATGTAGCCTTCCACCTTGCCGGCCTGCCTCGCATTGATCAGCGGCCCGATCTCGGTTTCCGCCTCGATGCCGTGGCCGATGCGCAGCTTGCCGGCGAACTCGGCGACCCGGCGCACGAATTCGTCATGGATCTCGCGCGCCACGAACAGGCGTGAGCCAGCAATGCAGATCTGGCCGGAATGCACGAACACCGCCATCGCCGCGACCGGCACGGCCTTGTCGATATCGGCGTCGCGGCAGACGATGATCGGCGACTTGCCGCCAAGCTCCAGCGAGACGCGCTTGAGGTTGGCGACGCCGGCGCGGGCGATGGCCTGCCCGGTCAGCGTCGAGCCGGTGAAGACGATCTTGTTGACGTCGGGATGCTCGGCAAGCCGCGCGCCGGCCTCGGCGCCGGTTCCGGTGACGATGTTGACGACACCGTCAGGCACGCCGGCTTCCTGCATCAGCTTCGCGATCAGGAGCGGCGTCAGCGATGCATCCTCCGACGGCTTCAGCACGATGGTGCAGCCGGTCGCCAGGGCCGGCGCGATCTTCCAGATCGAGGCGGCGGTCGGGGCATTCCAGGGGATGATCGCGCCCACGACGCCGACCGGCTCGCGCCGGGTGAAGGTGACGATCTCGCCGGGGATCGAATTGTCGATCGCTTCGCCATGCAGGGCGGTCGCCATGCCGCCATAGAAGCGCAGCATGCCGATGACCCGGCGCCGGTTGGCCAGCGTGCGGGTGATCGGCAACCCCATGTCGAGCGTGTCGGAGACGCTGAGCTCTTCCCAATGTTTCTCGAACAGGTCGGCGATCCGCAAAAGCACGTATTGCCGCTCGTAAGGCGAGAATTTCGACCAGGGGCCTTCGAAGGCCGCGCGCGCCGCGGCCACCGCCGCGTCGATGTCGGCGGCCGACCCGCGCGGCACGGTTGCCAGCACTTCGCCCGTCGCCGGGTTCAGCGCCTGCATCTCCTCACCGGATTGCGCCGCGACCCATTTGCCGCCAACGAACATCGGCCGGAATTCGCCATGGTAGAGCGTGGTGGCCTTCGCCCTCGGGTCGAAGTTCAAGGTCATCGTCTCCTCCTCACGAATTCCGACGCGACTATTACTCCGGCTGCCGGCGACCTCAAACAAGGAAAGCTAAAGGGCGTTCAGAAAATCGGACAACGCGCGTCTTCTCCGTCGGCAATGCATCGACAATGGAGAGGTCTGCGGCGAAGCCCGATCTGACCCAGTCGGTATTGGGCACAGGCCTGTGTCGGTCCGGCAGTCTAACCGGCGCCGGCCTCTTCCATCGCCCGACGTTTTGCAAGGTGCAAGGTTGCGCCAGGCCCGGCCGGCGGTTATGCCGGTCGATATTTCCAGACGAAAGGCAAAACCGATGAAGGTCGTTTCCACCTCCAAATCGCATGGCGGTATCCAGGGCGTCTATTCCCACGCTTCCGAGGTCTGCGCCTGCGACATGACCTTCGCCGTCTTCGTGCCGCCCCAGGCCAAGGACGGGCCGCTCCCGGTCCTGTGGTACCTGTCGGGCCTCACCTGCACGCATGCCAACGTCATGGACAAGGGCGAGTACCGGCGGATGGCATCCGAGCTTGGGCTCGTCGTCGTGTGTCCCGACACCAGCCCGCGTGGACCTGACGTTCCCGACGAGAAGGACAATTGGCAGTTCGGCTGCGGCGCCGGTTTCTACCTCGATGCGACGCAGGAGCCCTATGCGAAAAACTATAGTATGTATTCCTACATCACCGAGGAACTGCCGGCGCTGATTGCCGCCAACTTCCCGGTCGACATGGCACGCCGGGCCATCTTCGGCCATTCGATGGGCGGACATGGCGCGTTGACGATCGCGCTGAAGAATCCTGAGCGTTATCGGAGCTGCTCGGCCTTCGCGCCGATCGTGCAGCCGTCGACGGCCGGCTGGTCGCGGCCGGCCTTCGAAAAATATCTCGGAGCGGACGAAAAGAGCTGGCGGGCCTATGATGCCACGCTGCTGATCGAGGACGGCAAGCGTTTTCCGGAATTCCTCGTCGACCAGGGCACGGCCGACGGCTTCCTGCAGGACGGCCTTCGGCCATGGCTGCTCGAAGAGGCCTGCAAGAAGGCGGGCATCGACCTCACCCTGCGCATGCAGGACGGCTACGACCATTCCTACAATTTCATCTCGACTTTCATGGACGATCACCTGAAGTGGCATGCCGCGCGGCTGGCTTGATTATCTTCCGTAAAATGCGCGCCCGGCCGCCCTGGAATGGTCTATTCCGCGTCAGCCATGGCTGACCATCGGGCATTCACCTTCTGGTGAGCGCGAGAATTTCCGGCGGAACATTCGTCTTTTCGCGCTGTTACATCCTGGCAGCAGCGCGGAAAGGAGCTTCCTGATGGAAAATCCGCAATCCACGGCAAGCATAGCTGGCCATCCCATCCATCCGATGCTCGTCACCATCCCGATCGCCTGTTTCGTCGGGACCTTGCTCACCGATATCGTCTATTGGCGGACAGCCGAAATGACCTGGGCCAATTTTTCGGCCTGGCTTGTAACCGTCGGTGTCATCGTCGGTATTCTGGCCGCCACCGCGGGGCTTACCGACTTTCTTGGCGACCGCAAGATACGCGCTCAGCCGACGGCATGGCTGCATATGGCCGGCAATCTCGTCGCGCTTGTTTTGTCCTTCTTCAACATGCTCATCCACACCCGCGATGCCTGGACGTCCGTCGTGCCAACCGGGCTGATCCTGTCGGCGCTGGTGGTGATCATCCTGATCTTCACCGGCTGGCTCGGCTGGGGGCTGGTCTATCGCCATCATGTAGGAGTGGCCGATGAGACGGTCTGACAGCGCGATCAAATGGACGACCGCGGCGCTTTGCTGCGCAATGGCCGTGGGCGTTGCCGGCTGCAGCGACGACAACACCGACCCGAACACGCAGATCGGCCCGAATCCGAAACTGCCGGAGATAAACCAGTACCTGTTCCCGCCGATGCATCTGGCCTCGGTGGTCGGGTGGAAAAACGACGAAAAGCCGACCGTCGCGCAGGGCCTGCAGATCGAGGCGATGGCTAAGGGGCTTCAGCATCCGCGCTCGCTTTACGTGCTGCCCAATGGCGACATAT includes the following:
- a CDS encoding ABC transporter permease, whose translation is MAAIRKSKMISGATLLRLVLLAALVATFAIWNPAFISGRNLYALMQSFALLGMVALGLSLTMIAGEFDLSVGSMVAVGGLITLVIGAGNLVHGVVAALAFAVLVGLVNAFVISRFKVSSLVVSVGSMMALSGFAFWLAGGKVISTDNFDLGMALDDPLLTVLSWRSVVTLAAFLLVGLFMHYTLMGRDIRVVGSKPQVAAASGARVGRSLVIVFVLSAATAALAGSLLSMSLASAAATTGSTLMLQAVSAAIVGGVALSGGSGTPAHVLLGSLILTVMNNGLSLIGMGATGILFANGLVLMGIVLLDGQLGAWMSERLAMSRAVHSA
- a CDS encoding SDR family NAD(P)-dependent oxidoreductase, whose translation is METNLKGKVVLITGAAKGIGRETAIAFGREASRVALFDIDEAALAETSAAVTAAGGTAATFKADLSSADDIEKKVTAAIAHFGGTVDVLVNNVGAGAVRTFDQLTDAEWDKTFSLNFMSYVRTTRVVLPVMRKQGHGAIVNNGSDLARQPEGVPIDYSASKAAVLALTKGLARTEGANNIRINAVAPGPIWTPFWTQPGGFAETMGKFHNMEPQKAVEHEMSLRQLPLGRLGKPEEVANVIVFLASDLASFVTSSVWGVDGGSIRAIA
- a CDS encoding sugar ABC transporter substrate-binding protein, whose protein sequence is MNFAKLTKLLLATTVVGGLMAPGMAFAAAKGAKVILLTVTEECEYCALHQRAFKEVAAAAGIDLEVKINNYDAAEQASQVDQAIAQKPDAIVLWPADASAIVPSLRKIKQAGIPLVITNSRPDEKYSQFWDVFTGPSDIGNGESAGEAMIKGFSDKKLGSDGKVFIVEGVPGTPPQIQRSQGFEDVLGKKASGIQVAGKQNGNWDQTKATDAAAALFTQLGSSVKGVYAQADNMMSGVIVAAKRAGIDPASLVLVGSNCSIEGVNQIKDGTQYATVLQSPIDDGKYAAQAVADLLDGKKVEKQIFLPHEIITKANVADCNAALGR
- a CDS encoding SDR family NAD(P)-dependent oxidoreductase — translated: MATEPVFSNALPDLVVVSGTASGLGTNIARLLTDSGVRTIGVDLAPAPESLASERYSHVRGDVTDEATWAGITDMITRENPGTLGLVTSAAMLNVGTILEFDKAAMERTMSVNFIGTALAFRAMLPLMTARGGGPIVAVASIDATFAEQQLAVYAASKGAVRQLTRTVAMDHARQGIRANVLSPGPMLAGLFERHMKSANDPDRFLAARANRQPAGRILDPAEVARAGLFLLSDASTALNGAEIIADGGLTTSFDFRTGSEGASV
- a CDS encoding extracellular solute-binding protein, giving the protein MNDHEFLRVYDFVDRLRRPFLGVTDVEDEAAWRIIHYLMRSELEGYPVTISKLALVSNLPHGTAIRRIQGMIDGGLIERRAASETAKRFTLHPTARLSNLAINYAAETKALIAEIVGGRNNEEHEADYYFGAPQRGSPIIPPINLLTNRVTKGVELQFLLNDDNYFAAMRNTWSDFRNNLASAKSFKLVHQNDLYREGLANGARTISAYDMIAIDMPWLGEFASKGLVLPIGETIRESGINPMDFHPSIWSTTTWQRVEYGVPIYCTIEVLACRSDLFESEGLSLPRTFDDVISAGRAFHNPAAERYGIAWNAAHRPLASSFMFFLGCCGQSVLSIRRTPTGYSTENLDAQHMRPQIDSEAGLLALDYMHRMLEIAQPGALEAHWDDSCAVFLRGQSAMGYVWTMRAAQFEAEVRSAVKRRVAYVPQPSGPGGTNTSPIGGFLLCIPSNIDPKRLPLAAEALAWMASREAMKEHVKNGFPVAPRFSVSADPEAIGSSQLVRFVGSLANRNLLRNWQRPPVPFYTGMERIIGEEVHDALSGRKSDRVALKDAQDRIERIVDRVG
- a CDS encoding ABC transporter permease, whose amino-acid sequence is MVGFDAAALGASLMRPERIQSTAVWAATVLFALWATFTIPGFSSGANVSAIMYSTSAVGIAAVGMALITLSGNLFMLSMGATAAVSTILFASFLHFGLFASVILVVLIGGLFGLAQGIAVGLFRTNPIITTIAMASIITGAGSFYSGGLTVVGQGDASWLGVGRTLGLPNQILLFLLAAIVLSFIVERTRFGRELRLIGLNPKAASFTGLRVGRTLVLAYMFAAMAAAFAGALYGSQAAQGNLKLGAGLDFDAIAAVLVGGVAIKGGQGRILDAAIGAVFLAMISNILLLKGLSLEIQLIVKGLVVIGSVILGALALGFRR
- a CDS encoding sugar phosphate isomerase/epimerase family protein gives rise to the protein MSKPIELVAAYWTISGDVYPFAPNEISPFPFARRVEAAARAGYKGVGLIHADLQATREKIGLKEMRRILEANGMPHVELEFITHWFASGALRAASDKVRRELFEAAEALGARDVKIAPEFDADTIDLAQVTDSFAAICDDAARYGTRIAVEVMPFSNVRTLETARAIVEGAANANGGLLLDIWHIGRGGIPYEAVAAVPKQYVVSVELDDADEKVVGTLWEDTIYERRLCGEGVLNPPAFIDAIRKTGFDGFYSVEVISKRHRVLPLEEAARRSFETTMAQFAAR